GGCTTTCCCCGCTTGTATTCTACAATGCTGTACCTGATGCCGGAGCCTTCCCCGGGGGTTTTTAATATTTCAATTACATCGGCCACACCAAAGAGACCCAGTTTTCTTGATACCAGGGGGACCGACCTTATTGTCCTGATATCGCCTCGCGATTCTGTATAATACGGATCATCGACCCGTTGGTGAAGCAGCCTGCCTTCCGCTGTACGAAGATTCTCGACCCATTGGCTTTCCACATGGATCAGTCCCCATTGTCTTTCACAGAAGGCAAAATGCTGGATGCCCGATAGAGGCAGCAGTTCGTCCTCTGAATAATCATGCATCAAAAACACCCCGCTTAGAGGCCGTTAATTATCTCGGGCACCAATTCGGTTTAGTCGGCATCAGGCCGCAAAACTGCATGGTCGCCCCTGGCAGCACAACCAAAACAATCCATGTTATGTAATAATTTGTTATAATTTCGCAGAATCCTCCATGGATATAAAAAAAACCGCACATCTGATAATCGGCATGGGCTTGACAATCCAACAACTAAGGCATTCGGCCGAGTTTCTTGTGCGATGTATGGAAGGAAGTATATGCCGGGAAGGATACAGGATCCTTTGCATGAAAAATACCGGAATTTCGGGCCTTTTCAGTTATTATGCAAGATAATTTGGTAATATATGTAAAGGTATTGACCCTATTATAACGAAATTATTGAGTAAAATTGAAAGGAGGTGAATTTATGTCAGATAATCCAGAAGTAATCGGGGAAGAAGCCGCCGTAATGGAATGCGCTGAGAGTGCTGAACCTGAAGCTGCCGTGGAAGAACAAGCTCAGGAATGCTCTGAGGCAGCTGAACCCGAAGCGGCAGTAGATGAGCAATCTCAGGAAAGTCCTGAGGCACCTGAAGAGGAAGAAATCCAGGAAAGTTCCGAAGAAAACAGCGAGGACGCTGATAATTCTGATAAAGACAGCTAAATTTGTTATTAGATGCTGTAAAGGAGCCCGCGGGCTCATTTTTTTGGGGAAATTCCGCCTTGCTCATCGTCTCACCCATCCTTCGATTTCCGCGCGAACCTGTCGGAAATCCCGACAGGTTGTCTCGGTAATCAATTCTACTAGTTTACTCATTTGCATTGCCCCCCTTCTCCAGGAGACGATTCACTTCCTTATCGAAATCGGAGGAGATCTTCTGGGTCTTGTTGAACTCCCCGTATTCCGCCTCAGCCTTTGCTGTGGCCGTCTGCTTTGAGATAGTGCCCTTATCTGTCAGGATTTTATACTTTCGAAAAGCCAAAAACGCGTTGATGCTGGTGGCAAAGTCCTCCATGGTAAAGGTGTTTTCCCGCTCGATTAAGTCTTCAATATAATCAAAATAGCCGGTTACGGTTCTTTCCAATTGCCGGATCTGCATCTCGCCCAGATAGTTCTTTGCAACGGTGACATCCGATTTTAGGATGCGTCCATCTGGTGCGTTTTTCCATGTGGTCAATCCCATATTTTCTTTGTTTCGATCCGATTTCGAATAGATGATTTCTGCTGCCGTCTGTCCGGTAATGGCATAATGAAATTTGTTTTGTACCATGGCATAAAAATCGTGCGTCACTGGAGAGTCCTTGTCATAGTCGATGCTGCACTCGGCGAATATATCTGTGATCTGCTGCCAGATACGGCGCTCGCTGGCCCTGATAGATCGGACGCGCTCCAGTAATTCTCTGAAATAGTCTTTTCCGAAGGCTGTTTTCCCCTGCTTCAGGCGCTCGTCATCAAGGGCAAAGCCTTTTGTCATATACTCTTTCAATACGCCGGTAGCCCAGATGCGAAAATGTGTAGCTCTTCTGGAATTCACACGGTAACCTACTGAAATGATAGCGTCAAGATTGTAGAATTTTCTGCTCCGGGCAACCTCTCTGCCACCTTCTTGTTGAACTACCGAGAATTCCTCGGTCGTTGCCTGCTCATTCAATTCGTTTTCTGAATATATATTTTTTAAATGTAAGGAAACATTGTCAGCTGAGCAGTCGAACAATTCCGCCATGGCCTTTTGTGTCAGCCAAATTGTTTCGTCCTTAATAACCGCCTTTACTGACACTCCTTCTCCGGCGGAACGATATACTAAAAAATGAAAGTCCTGATTCATGCGCCCACCTCGATTTCAGCTATAATCCTGGCAATCTCGTCACGCAGAACTTGTTCCCGCGCCACGATTCTTTCTATCTCGGCATTGAGAGCGACGATATCAACTTTTTCCCGCGTGTCTTTCTGCTCCACCATAGAAAGGCTGTGCATGATGAATGCAAGGTCTGCCTTTGATTTTGGCGCGAGCACCCCTGCCGGAGAGAATCTTGGGTCGTTGATCAAAAGCGGGTTAGCATCTCCGTCCCACTTGATGGAGTATGGAGGATTGGAACAATGCCGAGGACATACTGCTTGAAGTCCCATCCGTCTACGCTGCCGCGGAGGTCATTGGCAATATTCCAGATGGTGCGGTGCAGCTCTGCGCGTTCCTGCTCTTTTCTGTTATCAGTCATTGTTGTGCTTCCTTTCTTGAACATTGTCCGGCACGAATTCCATCATGTCGCATATATCGCAATTTAAAGGGTGCATATTTTTTGCAGTATTTCCGTGGAGCCTGAATAACATTTTCGCATTTAAACCCCTCGAAATCGAGGTGTTTAAAATACCAAAACAATCCATGATATGTAATAATTTATTATAATTTCGCAGATTCCTCCATGGATATAAAAAAAACCGCACATCTGATAATCGGCATGGGGGGGCTCACAATCCAACAACCAAGGCATTCGGCCGAGTTTCTTGTGCGATGTATGGTAGGAAGTTTATGCCGGGGAGGATACAGGATCCTTTGCATGAAAAATACCGTAATTTCGGGGCTTTTCAGTTATTATGCAAGATAATTTGGTAATATATGTAAAGGTATTGACTCTTTTATAGCGAATTATTTTTAAGTAAAAAATGAAAGGAGGTGAATCTATGTTAGATACTCCTGTAGGAAACGGGGAAGAAGCCGCCGTAATGGAATGCGCTGAGAGTGCTGAACCTGAAGCTGCCGTGGAAGAACAAGCTCAGGAATGCTCTGAGGCAGCTGAACCCGAAGCGGCAGTAGATGAGCAATCTCAGGAAAGTCCTGAGGCACCTGAAGAGGAAGAAATCCAGGAAAGTTCCGAAGAAAACAGCGAGGACGCTGATGATTCTGATAAAGACAGCTAAATTTGTTATGAGATGCTGTATATGAGCCTGCGGGCTCTTTTTTTTGGGGAAATTCCGCGTTAGGTTGCATCATAGCGGCGCACTTAGGGCAATTTGTTACCCATTAATCCTCTTAAAGTTTTATCTCCTGGCCGTTTAACAACAAAAACAGGTATTTTTCTTTCACCGGCCGCCGGAGAATTATTTCTACCGCCTGGGCATACAGGTCGAGCTGTCCGTCATAGCGCGCTGCCAGAGGTTCCAACCGGCAGGGGTCAGCCTGGTCGGTCTTCCAATCTATCAGCACAAAGCCGTCTTCCTCCCAGAACAGACAATCAATTACCCCCTGCACCAGCACATTTTCACTTGCTAAATCCGGATAAATTGTTCCGGCAGGCAAGACCAGACTGAAGGGGATCTCCCGCCTTACTTCGGGCGAGCTTAACAGGCGCCGTCCTAAAGATCCGGCGAAAAAACGGGCCAGGTTTTCCGGATCAACTGCCTGGGCTTGTTCCTCAGCCAGCATTTCCCGGCGAGTCATTTCCTGAACTTGCACCCGGATGTTTTCCAGGCTCAAACTGCCCTGTAAATCCAGATGCTGCATCACCAGGTGATAAGCCAAACCCCGTTCGATGGTTGAAAAACCCTTTGGTGCTACGAAGTTTGGGCTCAGAGCATCAACAGGAATGAAAGACCTGGGGAAGACCTGTTTCGCTTCTTCATGTTCAGGGTTAAACCGCCGCTTGATCTCGGTCACTGTAACTTTTGCTGCCTTCCCCAGGGTTGAGTTATAAGGATAAGTCCAACTTAGCCTCTTTTCCACCCGGGCCTGGTCTTCCGGCAGGATATCCAGGGGTTTTAGGTTTTTCAATTTCTTGAACAGTTCCCCAGCCTCCTTTTCGGTTGGGGTTAGTTGGCAGTGGCCTGGTTCCCATAAGAAAACTGACCATCGGGAAGAATCCTGCCCTGCTTCGGTCGCGAAATTAACCTCAGCCTGCAGAAAACGTCTTAAAGGTACGGCATCTGGGTGGCGAAGGAGTGCGGGCCCCAACCAGTCTAAGCACGCATTAGCTCCCACCAGGGCACTATCAGGCAAGCTCCATTTTTCAACATTGATATACAGGCTCCACTCCTCCAACCTGGTCCTGAGTTTTTTGGTTGCAGCCACCAGAATCAGTTTTTCTCTGGCCCGGGTCATGGCAACGTACAGAATCCTCATTTCTTCAGCCAGGGCCTCCAGTTTGAGCTTTTCTCTGATCGCTATTTTTGCAATACTTGGGTATTTGACCCGCTTGGCCAAATCTACCACATCCAGGCCGATGCCCAAGTCTTTGTGCAAAAGGGTGTGCTCTTTAGCATCCCGCAGGTTAAACTGTTTTCCGAGCCCGGCCACGAATACCACTGGAAACTCCAGTCCCTTGCTTTTATGAACGCTCATGATCCTTACCACGTCTTCGTTTTCTCCCAAAGCCCGTGCTGTCCCCATATCGCTCCCGCTCTCCTGCAGCCGTTTAATAAACCGCAGGAAATAAAACAGGCCTCTGAACATGGTAGTTTCATACTGTCTTGCCCTGTCCTGCAGTGCCCGTAAATTAGCCTGACGCTGCCTTCCGCCCGGCAGGCCTCCCACGAAGTCATAATAACCCGTATCCCGGTAAACCTGCCAGATCAACTCACTCAGGCTGCCCTGGCGGGCAAGTGTGCGCCATTGCTCCAGCCGTGCTAAAAATCCTGCAACCTTTTGGGCCAGCTCTCCTTGTTCAGCTGTGGCATAAGCCTTCAGGGCCTGGTACAGGTTTCCCTCCGGGCAGGCTAAACGAATATGGATAAACTCTTCCGCCGACAAACCCACGGGAGGGACACGCAGGGCCGCAGCCAGAGGAATGTCTTGCTGGGGATTGTCGATTATCTTTAAAAGAGACAGGGCAGCCTCTACTTCAATAGCTGCAAAATAACCTGTGCCCAGTTCGGCATACGCGGGGATGCCGGCCAGGCGAAACTCTTCCAACAATGTATTGGCAGCTCCCCTGGTGGCCCGCAGGAGCACCACCATATCCCGGTAGTTTAAGGGGCGGTAACCGAAACTCTTATCATATACCAGGTAGGGCCGGGAAGTTTTCCGGCAGCCCTGCATCAGTTCCATAATCCGCCGGGCAATGATCCTGGCCTCCATTTGCATTGCTTCCAGGTCTTCGCCCTCGCCCTCCGGCGACGGGGTTGTTTCCTCTTCTTGTTCTTCCTGCGGCAAATCTTCCAGGGGCAAATCTTCCAGGGGCAGCGGGTCTTGGTCCCCATTCCGCTCTATCAGATGGAATTCCACTGGTGCAGCCAGGGCAAGCCCCTGGTTTTCCTTAACTTCAGGGTAGCAAGCCCCCAAGACCAGTTCCGCCGCTCGGTCGTAGGCTACCTCTCCCATTCCCTCGGTCATGATTTGCCGGAAAATGAAGTTGACTGCATCTACCACTTCCCGACGGCAACGAAAGTTATTTGCCAGATCAATCCGGCGTTCCAATCCGCCTGCAACAGGGGGAAAACTGCGATATTTACCGAGAAAAAGCATCGGTTCAGCCAGGCGGAAGCGGTAAATGCTTTGCTTTACATCTCCCACCATAAACAGGTTTGGACGGCTTTCCCCCTGCCGGGAGACCAGCTGCAGAATAGTCTCTTGCACCGGGTTGATATCCTGGTACTCATCCACCAACACCTCGGTGAACCGCCGCCTGAATTCCCACGCTATATCAGAAGGGATAATTTCCCCGGGAGGGGATCCGGGAGCAGTCAAAAGGACCAGGCAAAAATGCTCCAAGTCGTTAAAGTCAATAATGGCCTGAGAACGCTTAGCTTTTCTATAAAATTCCTCAAAGGCCATCACCAGATGGATTAGGGTCTGTCCGAAGGGAGCCAAAAACTGTAAGTCTTCCAGGTGTTCCATGTCCGGGCGGGAAAAAACTTCCGCCAAAGAAGCCAAATCTTTTTTAACTCCATCGCGGATCTTCTTCACCCGCTCTTTTTGGGCTTCATCCACGTCTTTGGAACAGGGCTTAAGTTTCTCCCATTTCAGATTGTAAAACATATCCTGCATGGACTCCCAGGAACCCTTGCAGGCTCCTTGTAAGTCCTGCACCATAGCCAGGTCAGCCTTCAGGGCTCCTTGATAAGCCTGAGGCCCCCCAGGCCTGCTGCATAACCGCCAGGCTTGTTCCAACCGGGAAAGGGCGCCTTCCAGTGTAATAGCTGCCGATTGCAGCAAACTCCTGCCCCAGAGGGAATCTTCAATTGGCACGTCCTTTTGTAACTGAAGATTACTTAAAGC
This window of the Syntrophomonadaceae bacterium genome carries:
- a CDS encoding virulence RhuM family protein encodes the protein MNQDFHFLVYRSAGEGVSVKAVIKDETIWLTQKAMAELFDCSADNVSLHLKNIYSENELNEQATTEEFSVVQQEGGREVARSRKFYNLDAIISVGYRVNSRRATHFRIWATGVLKEYMTKGFALDDERLKQGKTAFGKDYFRELLERVRSIRASERRIWQQITDIFAECSIDYDKDSPVTHDFYAMVQNKFHYAITGQTAAEIIYSKSDRNKENMGLTTWKNAPDGRILKSDVTVAKNYLGEMQIRQLERTVTGYFDYIEDLIERENTFTMEDFATSINAFLAFRKYKILTDKGTISKQTATAKAEAEYGEFNKTQKISSDFDKEVNRLLEKGGNANE
- the addA gene encoding helicase-exonuclease AddAB subunit AddA is translated as MSEQQWTEAQLAAITGRDCNLLVAAAAGAGKTAVLVERILRRIVDPLEPVDVDRLLVVTFTNAAAAEMRERIGQAIAAKINQDHGQQHLERQLALLPMAAITTLHSFCMEVLRQHYFRLDLDPAFRIADETEVALLKLRVLEELLEDHYTTGDQSFLNLVDCYGGDREDTRLQELILNLHRFSRSNPWPAKWLEEALSNLQLQKDVPIEDSLWGRSLLQSAAITLEGALSRLEQAWRLCSRPGGPQAYQGALKADLAMVQDLQGACKGSWESMQDMFYNLKWEKLKPCSKDVDEAQKERVKKIRDGVKKDLASLAEVFSRPDMEHLEDLQFLAPFGQTLIHLVMAFEEFYRKAKRSQAIIDFNDLEHFCLVLLTAPGSPPGEIIPSDIAWEFRRRFTEVLVDEYQDINPVQETILQLVSRQGESRPNLFMVGDVKQSIYRFRLAEPMLFLGKYRSFPPVAGGLERRIDLANNFRCRREVVDAVNFIFRQIMTEGMGEVAYDRAAELVLGACYPEVKENQGLALAAPVEFHLIERNGDQDPLPLEDLPLEDLPQEEQEEETTPSPEGEGEDLEAMQMEARIIARRIMELMQGCRKTSRPYLVYDKSFGYRPLNYRDMVVLLRATRGAANTLLEEFRLAGIPAYAELGTGYFAAIEVEAALSLLKIIDNPQQDIPLAAALRVPPVGLSAEEFIHIRLACPEGNLYQALKAYATAEQGELAQKVAGFLARLEQWRTLARQGSLSELIWQVYRDTGYYDFVGGLPGGRQRQANLRALQDRARQYETTMFRGLFYFLRFIKRLQESGSDMGTARALGENEDVVRIMSVHKSKGLEFPVVFVAGLGKQFNLRDAKEHTLLHKDLGIGLDVVDLAKRVKYPSIAKIAIREKLKLEALAEEMRILYVAMTRAREKLILVAATKKLRTRLEEWSLYINVEKWSLPDSALVGANACLDWLGPALLRHPDAVPLRRFLQAEVNFATEAGQDSSRWSVFLWEPGHCQLTPTEKEAGELFKKLKNLKPLDILPEDQARVEKRLSWTYPYNSTLGKAAKVTVTEIKRRFNPEHEEAKQVFPRSFIPVDALSPNFVAPKGFSTIERGLAYHLVMQHLDLQGSLSLENIRVQVQEMTRREMLAEEQAQAVDPENLARFFAGSLGRRLLSSPEVRREIPFSLVLPAGTIYPDLASENVLVQGVIDCLFWEEDGFVLIDWKTDQADPCRLEPLAARYDGQLDLYAQAVEIILRRPVKEKYLFLLLNGQEIKL